Below is a genomic region from Cupriavidus sp. P-10.
GTCCGCGGCGATTCACGCAAGCTCAAGCCTCAAGGTCGTAGCGCGGCTCGGGGTGGGACTCGACAACATCGCGGTTGATGCGGCAACGGAGCACGGCGTCTGGGTCACGAACGTACCGGACTACTGCGTCGCCGAAGTCTCGGACCATGCCGTCGCCTTTGCCCTGGCATGGACCCGCGGGCTCATTAGCTTTGACCGCGAGGTTCGATCCGGGCGTTGGAACCCGGCGAGCGCAAACCTAAGACGGCTCGCCAACATGACATGCGGGATCATTGGCTACGGCCGAATCGGCCACGCAACCGCGATGAAGCTGAATGCCTTTGGTTGCCGGATCCTTGCCCATACGCTGTATCCCCCAGCCGACGCAGGACATGTCCAGTTTGTCGGCTTTGAAGATCTGATGGCAGAAAGCGACATCGTGATCGTCCATGTGCCGTTGACCGAGTCGACCTATCACCTGATCAACCGGTCGAGTCTTGCGCTGATGAAGCAGGACAGCTTGCTCATCAACGTCAGCCGGGGAGCTATCGTAGATACTGACGCCGTGGTCGAAGCGCTCGAGACAGGGCAGCTCTCTGGCGCCGCCCTGGATGTGCTAGAGACTGAGCCGGCGGTGCCGCAGGCGCTCTTGTCTTGCACAGGCGCGATGCTGACTCCGCACGTTGCGTTCTCATCTGACGCATCGCTGACGGAACTGCGTCGACGTGCAGCCGAGGAAGTGGTCCGCGTGCTGCAAGGGTCGACGCCCGAGCAGCCACGCAACGATCCCCGGCCGCAGCACGCGCACCGGTAATGCGTTTCGACAACACCGGTTCGTTCCACACATGCTACGCGGGGCCATCTCAGCATTGCTGCATGCCCTGCCGGCCTAAAGCGCGCGATGACTCGCAAGCGTCGTCCGCCGCAATGCCATTGACTTCAACCGCTAAGGCGACATGACGATCTCCGAAACATTTTCATCCTTTGACGTCGAGCAGACGCTCCTTGTGTCCTTCCTGACTTCTCACGGCCTCATGTCCGCTGCTGAGGAAGCGTCCTTCAGCCGCCTGACCGGAGGTGTGTCATCCGATATCTGGAAAGTCGACCTGCCTGGCCGTACTTTTGCCGTCAAACGTGCACTGGGTAAACTCAAGGTAGCTGCAGACTGGGAGGCCCCCTTGACACGCAATGCCTATGAGTGGGCATGGTTGCAGTTTGCCTCGGAGCACGTGCCCGACAATGTTCCGCGGCCGATCGCTCGCGATGCCGAGGCAGGACTCTTCGCGATGTCGTTCCTTCCGCCTCGGATGTACCCCGTCTGGAAGGCCCAGCTGATGGCAGGCCATATCGAGTGGTCAGTAGCAAATGAAGTCGGTCGTGTCCTCGCCAAGCTGCATGCCGCCAGCGCGGCGAAACCGGATCTCGCGGCCAAGTTCGATTCGGCAGAGAACTTTCACGCGCTTCGGCTCGAACCGTACCTCCTTGCCACGGCGGCACGAAACCCTCACGTAGCTGATGTACTGGTGCAGCTTGCCCAACGGACTCGCGACACGCGGCTTGCCCTGGTTCATGGCGATGTGAGTCCGAAGAACATCCTGGTCGGCCCCAAAGGCCCCGTGTTTCTCGACGCCGAATGCGCATGGTACGGGGATCCCGCGTTCGATCTCGCCTTCTGCCTCAACCACCTGCTGCTGAAGTGCATCGTGCAACCGGATAGCCGTGACGCATTGATTAAGTGCTTCGAATCCTTGGCCACGGAGTATCTTCAA
It encodes:
- a CDS encoding C-terminal binding protein; the encoded protein is MSAIVLLTDYAWPDDSVERRVIESAGFRLVTGPASPAPEAAIDALVEQHQPDAIMTCWAPVSSAAIHASSSLKVVARLGVGLDNIAVDAATEHGVWVTNVPDYCVAEVSDHAVAFALAWTRGLISFDREVRSGRWNPASANLRRLANMTCGIIGYGRIGHATAMKLNAFGCRILAHTLYPPADAGHVQFVGFEDLMAESDIVIVHVPLTESTYHLINRSSLALMKQDSLLINVSRGAIVDTDAVVEALETGQLSGAALDVLETEPAVPQALLSCTGAMLTPHVAFSSDASLTELRRRAAEEVVRVLQGSTPEQPRNDPRPQHAHR
- a CDS encoding phosphotransferase family protein produces the protein MTISETFSSFDVEQTLLVSFLTSHGLMSAAEEASFSRLTGGVSSDIWKVDLPGRTFAVKRALGKLKVAADWEAPLTRNAYEWAWLQFASEHVPDNVPRPIARDAEAGLFAMSFLPPRMYPVWKAQLMAGHIEWSVANEVGRVLAKLHAASAAKPDLAAKFDSAENFHALRLEPYLLATAARNPHVADVLVQLAQRTRDTRLALVHGDVSPKNILVGPKGPVFLDAECAWYGDPAFDLAFCLNHLLLKCIVQPDSRDALIKCFESLATEYLQQVSWEPADGLEARAASLLPALLLARVDGKSPVEYLSQEKHKELVRSVAFGFLRQPVSRLMEVADGWRVALARGC